Proteins encoded together in one Chitinophaga varians window:
- the pnuC gene encoding nicotinamide riboside transporter PnuC — MNEFITGLQNGLHGMTWLEAIAVLFAVLSVIFQKKNNILVYPTGIISTGIYTYLLSREHFKLYADATLNAYYLVMSVYGWLYWARQGPAKPEVKISRSSPRELATAIFIALAGWAVFYVLLVNFSDSNVPVMDAFISATACGGMWLLAKRKVENWILLNISNFVAVPLLFYKHLYLTALLTIFLFIIAIFGYFSWRKAVLQQETSHS, encoded by the coding sequence ATGAATGAATTTATAACGGGACTGCAAAACGGCTTGCATGGAATGACATGGCTCGAAGCTATTGCAGTACTGTTTGCTGTATTGTCGGTCATCTTTCAGAAGAAAAACAATATACTGGTATATCCCACCGGTATTATCAGCACCGGCATCTATACCTACCTTCTTTCGAGAGAACATTTTAAACTTTATGCAGACGCCACGCTCAACGCCTATTATCTGGTAATGAGTGTTTACGGATGGTTATACTGGGCCCGTCAGGGTCCGGCCAAACCGGAAGTGAAGATCAGCCGTAGCAGCCCACGGGAGCTGGCTACGGCGATCTTCATCGCCCTGGCGGGATGGGCCGTTTTTTATGTGCTGCTGGTCAACTTCTCCGATTCCAATGTACCGGTGATGGACGCCTTTATTTCTGCCACAGCCTGTGGCGGCATGTGGCTATTGGCCAAACGGAAAGTGGAAAACTGGATATTGCTGAACATCTCCAATTTTGTGGCGGTGCCACTGCTCTTCTACAAACACCTGTACCTGACTGCACTGTTGACCATCTTTTTGTTTATCATTGCTATCTTCGGATATTTCAGCTGGCGTAAGGCTGTGCTGCAACAGGAAACTTCCCATTCATGA
- a CDS encoding ferritin, with product MLLKELSPKILAALNQQVEMEAASSQYYLAMASWAEVQGYNGTAQFLYRHSDEERTHMLKLLKYINERGAHGLVPALKQPEHQFKNIQAVFDLVFKHELAVSKEINNLVDLCLFEKDYATHNFMQWYVTEQIEEERMARHILDKLKLIGEDKGGLYIFDRDLATLDTADKY from the coding sequence ATGTTATTGAAAGAACTTTCTCCCAAAATCCTGGCTGCGCTCAACCAACAGGTGGAAATGGAGGCAGCCTCCTCCCAGTATTACCTCGCTATGGCCTCTTGGGCCGAAGTACAGGGCTACAACGGCACCGCACAGTTCCTCTATCGCCATTCCGACGAAGAACGGACGCACATGCTGAAACTACTGAAATACATCAATGAGAGAGGCGCCCACGGCCTGGTGCCCGCACTGAAGCAGCCCGAGCACCAGTTCAAAAACATCCAGGCCGTTTTTGACCTCGTATTTAAACACGAGCTGGCAGTATCCAAAGAAATCAATAACCTGGTGGACCTCTGCCTGTTTGAAAAAGATTATGCCACGCACAATTTCATGCAATGGTATGTAACTGAACAGATTGAAGAGGAACGTATGGCCCGGCATATCCTTGATAAGCTGAAGCTCATCGGTGAAGACAAAGGCGGTCTTTACATCTTTGACCGTGATCTGGCGACGCTGGACACAGCCGACAAGTACTGA
- a CDS encoding NifU family protein, whose translation MIKTGNPIISIYTEMTPNPETMKFVANKLLYPGKSIDFPDEASAKPSPLAIELFSFPFIRGVFIMANFITLTKTSETDWDDIIPTVKAFLKEYLEDNRPVINEDEVVVTKDTASNAVSADDSDVVKRIKELLENYVKPAVEMDGGAIQFKNYEAGTVTLMLQGSCSGCPSSMITLKAGIEGMMKRMIPEVKEVVAEAE comes from the coding sequence ATGATTAAAACAGGAAATCCGATCATCAGCATATATACGGAAATGACGCCCAACCCGGAAACAATGAAGTTTGTGGCCAACAAACTGTTGTATCCAGGCAAGAGCATCGATTTTCCGGATGAGGCCAGCGCTAAACCATCACCATTGGCGATAGAACTGTTCAGCTTCCCTTTCATCAGGGGCGTGTTCATTATGGCCAATTTCATTACGCTTACCAAAACCAGTGAAACAGACTGGGACGATATAATCCCCACCGTAAAAGCCTTCCTGAAGGAATACCTGGAGGATAACCGACCTGTTATCAACGAAGACGAAGTGGTAGTGACCAAAGACACCGCCAGCAACGCCGTTAGCGCAGATGACAGCGACGTGGTAAAAAGAATCAAGGAACTGTTGGAAAACTACGTGAAACCTGCGGTAGAAATGGATGGCGGCGCCATTCAGTTCAAAAACTACGAAGCCGGTACGGTTACACTGATGTTACAGGGTTCCTGTTCAGGCTGCCCCTCTTCCATGATTACGCTCAAAGCCGGCATCGAAGGCATGATGAAGCGTATGATACCGGAAGTGAAGGAAGTAGTGGCAGAAGCTGAATAA
- the mtgA gene encoding monofunctional biosynthetic peptidoglycan transglycosylase, with protein sequence MKLKGIVPRTWRRLKRILLVLFVAQFVYIILLRWVNPPITITMISSWFSLWGTDKHLQKSWVSYDEISQHAKLAVIASEDQLFPDHDGFDYKSIEKAMKHNEASKKIRGASTISQQVAKNVFLWQGRSWVRKGLEVYFTFMIEKIWGKQRILEVYLNVAQTGDGIFGVEAASQAYYHKNAASLNREEAAMIAACLPNPVKYTVNPPARITAWRQRKILVQMRNLAPDPDIMELVSGVKKTETEKNTTPPAGDSQPQ encoded by the coding sequence ATGAAGTTAAAAGGCATTGTCCCCAGAACGTGGAGGAGATTGAAGCGGATATTGCTGGTCCTGTTTGTCGCACAATTTGTATATATCATCCTGTTACGATGGGTCAATCCGCCTATCACCATCACTATGATCTCCAGCTGGTTCAGCCTCTGGGGCACCGATAAACACCTGCAAAAATCCTGGGTCAGCTACGATGAAATATCCCAACACGCCAAACTGGCCGTCATCGCCAGCGAAGACCAGTTGTTCCCCGACCATGACGGCTTCGACTATAAGTCGATCGAAAAGGCAATGAAACACAACGAAGCCAGCAAAAAAATAAGAGGTGCCAGTACTATCAGCCAACAGGTGGCTAAAAACGTCTTCCTCTGGCAGGGCCGGAGCTGGGTACGCAAGGGCCTGGAAGTATACTTCACTTTTATGATCGAAAAAATCTGGGGCAAACAGCGCATATTGGAAGTATACCTTAATGTGGCCCAGACCGGCGATGGAATCTTTGGCGTTGAAGCAGCCTCACAGGCATATTATCATAAAAACGCCGCCAGTCTGAACCGGGAAGAAGCCGCCATGATAGCGGCCTGCCTTCCTAATCCGGTAAAATATACGGTGAACCCGCCGGCCAGGATCACCGCCTGGAGACAGCGCAAAATCCTGGTACAAATGCGCAACCTCGCGCCCGATCCGGATATTATGGAACTCGTTTCCGGTGTGAAGAAAACGGAAACCGAGAAGAATACTACTCCGCCAGCAGGCGATTCACAGCCTCAATAG
- a CDS encoding GNAT family N-acetyltransferase has product MIQTPRLQLLPCTLQHFESLLQGNDTLAELLGIAVPEGWTEYPEMVLVAYDKLRNDPSMLGWFFYLVIHREDKRLIGAGGFKGKPNHQGLVEMGYEITADYREQGLGSEMAQALVRFAFGHSYVQKVIAHTEEEYNASVKILQKSGMRFVGAVKNRENEDLWEWEITREQYLEQQKTVQKP; this is encoded by the coding sequence ATGATCCAAACTCCTCGACTACAATTGTTGCCATGCACACTGCAGCATTTTGAGTCGCTATTACAGGGCAATGATACACTGGCCGAACTCCTCGGGATTGCGGTCCCGGAAGGGTGGACAGAATATCCCGAAATGGTGCTGGTAGCATATGATAAATTACGCAACGACCCTTCCATGCTGGGATGGTTTTTTTACCTCGTTATTCACCGGGAAGACAAACGCCTGATAGGCGCCGGCGGATTCAAAGGCAAACCCAATCACCAGGGGCTCGTTGAAATGGGCTATGAAATCACTGCAGATTACCGTGAGCAGGGCCTCGGCTCTGAAATGGCGCAGGCGCTCGTACGCTTCGCTTTCGGGCACTCCTACGTACAAAAAGTAATCGCCCATACAGAAGAAGAATATAACGCCTCTGTTAAAATATTACAAAAATCCGGAATGCGATTCGTGGGCGCTGTCAAAAACAGGGAGAACGAAGATCTCTGGGAATGGGAGATCACGAGAGAACAATATCTGGAACAACAAAAAACTGTACAAAAACCGTAG
- a CDS encoding methylglyoxal synthase, with protein MQTIKTLKARKRIALIAHDHKKAELIEWATYNKTVLSRHELYATGTTGKLIEEALDVSVRKLLSGPLGGDQQIGALVAEGALDVIIFFWDPMEALPHDPDIKALLRLGVVWNIPVACNRASADFLLTSPLMHQDYEVILPDYSQYLKRKV; from the coding sequence ATGCAGACAATCAAAACGCTGAAAGCACGCAAAAGGATCGCCCTGATTGCACACGACCACAAAAAGGCCGAACTGATAGAATGGGCGACCTACAACAAAACGGTACTGAGCCGCCATGAACTGTACGCTACCGGCACCACCGGCAAACTGATCGAGGAAGCACTGGACGTTTCCGTGAGAAAGTTGCTGAGCGGTCCGCTGGGCGGCGACCAGCAGATTGGTGCCCTCGTTGCGGAAGGCGCACTTGACGTGATCATCTTCTTCTGGGACCCCATGGAAGCCCTGCCTCATGATCCGGACATCAAAGCTCTGCTGCGGCTTGGCGTGGTATGGAACATCCCGGTGGCCTGTAACCGCGCTTCTGCCGACTTCCTGCTGACATCCCCGCTGATGCACCAGGACTATGAAGTAATCCTGCCTGACTATAGCCAGTACCTGAAACGGAAAGTGTAG
- a CDS encoding PNGase F N-terminal domain-containing protein, which translates to MKGLLVLLTGMAIAAQPVQAQKKKSTDSAAAVITYGMRSNGKEVGNGLQLFIDHNRAHIVPGGPAAKEQQYLELGEKATLQVLGTPNGNIYTLKKPFTEYVQPELLPGTDTILGLVCRKARLFIRSNTIEVWYTNQLALKGTPNLTVAPGLGLVLKVVRNGNSETIAKKIEYRKITTAELAWPAQQGQQVDDAAYMREVIESRYTTLPVFDQEQISWGNNIANPADDQTGVTYRYAGGTVILKKVKLPAPQKGETMFAELVQYSNGDAYDRTGSVFMVPTDKAGSFLDGLRKGAAALPAFTGKNGKQYQGMVATDNYLPALEILRFFTPFGVHHFNDQVKIKGYHWADSVMYKQDITELQNRLQGEVWLGVYIGNYDKGGHKVSLRFKYYPGDGEDDNSNKPDWTYPVFNTTNLMEMAGQEYPTLFDKDSLTVTVNIPEGVHNLQLRYITTGHGGWGGGDEFNPKQNEIFVDGKRGYHFIPWRTDCGTYRLSNPASGNFGNGLSSSDLSRSNWCPGTLTSPVFISLPDLGPGQHTIKVAIPQGAPAGTSQSFWDVSGTLMGTRKK; encoded by the coding sequence ATGAAAGGATTACTGGTTTTGTTGACCGGCATGGCCATTGCAGCCCAGCCGGTACAGGCACAGAAGAAAAAAAGCACCGACAGCGCCGCCGCCGTTATTACCTACGGGATGCGCAGCAACGGAAAAGAGGTAGGCAACGGCCTGCAACTGTTCATCGACCACAACAGGGCACATATCGTTCCCGGTGGCCCCGCAGCCAAAGAACAACAATACCTGGAACTGGGCGAAAAAGCCACCCTCCAGGTACTTGGCACTCCTAACGGGAACATCTATACGCTAAAGAAACCTTTCACGGAATATGTACAGCCGGAGCTGCTGCCTGGTACAGACACCATCCTCGGACTGGTATGCCGGAAAGCCAGGCTCTTTATCCGCTCCAACACCATTGAAGTATGGTATACTAATCAGCTCGCCCTCAAAGGCACGCCTAACCTGACCGTTGCCCCGGGACTCGGACTGGTGCTCAAAGTAGTCCGCAATGGCAACAGTGAAACGATCGCCAAAAAAATCGAATACCGCAAAATTACCACGGCAGAACTGGCATGGCCGGCCCAACAGGGCCAGCAGGTAGATGATGCGGCCTATATGCGCGAAGTAATAGAAAGCCGTTATACTACCCTGCCGGTGTTTGACCAGGAACAAATCAGCTGGGGCAACAATATCGCAAACCCCGCAGATGACCAGACTGGCGTGACTTACCGCTACGCCGGCGGTACCGTCATCTTAAAAAAAGTAAAACTTCCTGCTCCCCAAAAAGGGGAAACCATGTTCGCTGAACTGGTACAGTATTCTAACGGTGACGCCTATGACCGCACGGGTTCCGTGTTTATGGTCCCTACAGATAAAGCCGGTTCTTTCCTGGACGGCCTTCGCAAAGGCGCTGCCGCACTACCGGCATTCACCGGCAAAAACGGCAAACAATACCAGGGCATGGTGGCTACAGACAACTATCTGCCGGCACTGGAAATACTGCGCTTCTTCACTCCTTTTGGGGTCCACCACTTCAATGACCAGGTGAAGATCAAAGGGTATCACTGGGCGGATTCCGTGATGTACAAACAGGATATCACCGAACTGCAAAACCGCTTGCAGGGCGAAGTGTGGCTGGGCGTTTACATCGGTAACTACGATAAAGGCGGCCATAAGGTAAGCCTGCGCTTCAAATACTATCCCGGCGACGGTGAAGATGACAACAGCAACAAGCCGGATTGGACCTACCCTGTTTTTAATACGACCAATCTGATGGAAATGGCCGGACAGGAATACCCTACCCTTTTCGATAAAGATTCACTGACAGTGACCGTCAACATTCCTGAAGGAGTGCATAACCTCCAGTTGCGTTATATCACTACCGGCCATGGTGGCTGGGGCGGCGGCGATGAGTTCAACCCTAAACAGAATGAAATATTCGTTGACGGAAAAAGGGGGTATCATTTTATTCCCTGGCGTACGGACTGTGGCACTTACCGCCTGTCTAACCCGGCATCCGGCAACTTCGGCAACGGATTGTCTTCCTCAGACCTGAGCCGCTCCAACTGGTGCCCCGGCACGCTCACTTCACCGGTATTTATTTCCCTGCCAGACCTTGGACCAGGACAGCATACCATTAAAGTGGCTATCCCGCAGGGCGCCCCGGCCGGTACCAGCCAGAGCTTCTGGGATGTGTCAGGCACGTTAATGGGTACACGGAAAAAATAA
- a CDS encoding mechanosensitive ion channel family protein, giving the protein MRPFFPILLTILTIHFQSLAQDSSKVSQDSTANAQLIATTRLLRESDSLIKADAAAKASLEEQILQLSNSSNQRKKELEQQLANIEQTDSLKKARQRERILQMKAISQGIPVAPFGDTLFRVYNKLGPFKPSDRAANISRKLQLIEKDPFYSPDSIIVVPNENNIDVAYNDLIIQTITDDDALWLDQDKAQVAAGYAAIIRKAIREQKAQHSVQYILVRLGWLLLILVVLGVIIFGINRMFRALRRRLVREKDRYVKGVKVKNYALLNQQKQLGIIYSALGIARVVLILLVLYLTLPLIFGIFPWTRGIADKLTDWTLSPVKAILSGVFHYLPKLLTILVIYVVTRLLVKLVNYLASEIACGNLKINGFYTDWALPTASGIKFLLYAFMFVVIFPYLPGSDSKVFQGVSVFLGILFSLGSSSAISNVVAGFVITYMRPFKIGDRIRLGEITGDVIEKNLLVTRLRTTKNEEITVPNASILNGHTVNFTSSSKDLGLILHTTVTIGYDVPWKQVHALLVRAALATDGIQKDREPFVLQTALNDFSVAYEINAYTEESHRMNEIYSRLNQQIQDHFNEAGVEIMSPQYHAHRDGNASTIPPSYMPGNYEPPAFKVKVDNKP; this is encoded by the coding sequence ATGAGACCGTTTTTTCCCATTTTATTAACCATCCTCACTATACACTTTCAGAGCCTGGCCCAAGACAGCAGCAAAGTATCACAGGACTCTACCGCCAACGCACAACTCATTGCTACCACCCGGCTGCTTCGGGAAAGCGACTCTCTGATCAAAGCAGATGCCGCTGCCAAAGCCTCACTGGAAGAGCAAATCCTCCAGCTGAGCAACAGCAGCAACCAACGGAAAAAAGAACTGGAACAACAACTCGCCAATATCGAACAAACCGACTCCCTGAAGAAAGCCCGGCAACGGGAACGCATACTCCAGATGAAAGCCATTTCCCAGGGGATACCCGTAGCGCCCTTCGGCGACACCCTGTTCCGTGTATATAATAAACTGGGCCCGTTCAAACCCAGCGACCGCGCCGCCAATATCTCCCGTAAACTGCAACTGATAGAGAAAGATCCGTTCTATTCACCGGACTCCATCATCGTAGTGCCCAACGAAAACAATATTGACGTAGCCTACAACGACCTGATCATCCAGACCATCACAGATGACGATGCGCTCTGGCTGGACCAGGACAAGGCACAGGTGGCCGCCGGATATGCGGCGATCATCCGCAAAGCCATCAGGGAACAAAAAGCACAGCACAGCGTTCAGTATATCCTGGTGCGCCTTGGCTGGCTGTTGCTGATACTGGTGGTGCTGGGCGTTATCATTTTCGGGATCAACCGCATGTTCAGAGCGCTTCGCAGAAGACTCGTCCGCGAAAAAGACCGGTACGTCAAAGGCGTGAAAGTAAAAAACTATGCCCTGCTGAATCAGCAGAAACAGCTCGGCATCATTTACAGCGCGCTCGGCATTGCACGCGTTGTGCTTATCCTGTTGGTCTTATACCTTACCCTGCCGCTGATTTTCGGCATCTTTCCATGGACCAGGGGTATCGCAGACAAGCTGACAGACTGGACCTTGTCGCCCGTCAAAGCAATCCTGTCGGGCGTTTTCCATTATCTGCCCAAACTGCTTACCATCCTGGTGATATATGTGGTAACGCGGCTGCTCGTTAAACTGGTCAACTATCTCGCCAGTGAAATAGCCTGCGGCAACCTGAAAATAAACGGCTTTTATACAGACTGGGCCTTGCCCACGGCCAGCGGCATCAAATTCCTGCTGTATGCGTTTATGTTCGTTGTCATCTTCCCTTATCTGCCCGGGTCCGATTCCAAGGTGTTCCAGGGCGTGTCCGTTTTCCTGGGCATCCTTTTCTCGCTGGGGTCATCGTCCGCCATTTCCAATGTAGTAGCGGGCTTCGTGATCACTTACATGCGCCCTTTTAAAATAGGGGACCGTATCCGGCTTGGAGAGATTACCGGCGACGTGATAGAAAAGAACCTGCTGGTGACCCGTTTACGCACCACCAAAAACGAAGAGATCACTGTGCCCAATGCCAGTATCCTCAACGGACATACTGTTAACTTCACCTCCTCCAGCAAGGACCTTGGACTGATCCTGCACACAACTGTCACTATTGGATATGACGTTCCATGGAAGCAGGTGCATGCGCTGCTTGTCCGCGCAGCCCTGGCCACAGATGGTATTCAAAAAGACCGTGAACCTTTTGTCTTGCAGACCGCGCTCAACGATTTTTCTGTTGCCTATGAAATCAATGCCTATACTGAGGAGTCTCACCGGATGAATGAAATCTATTCCCGGCTAAACCAGCAGATACAGGACCATTTCAATGAAGCCGGCGTAGAAATCATGTCGCCGCAATACCATGCGCACCGCGACGGGAACGCCTCTACCATTCCCCCTTCCTATATGCCGGGAAATTATGAGCCTCCTGCCTTTAAAGTAAAAGTGGACAATAAGCCATAA
- a CDS encoding AAA family ATPase gives MKKVVVIGPESTGKSTLSATLAAHFNTTWAPEYARQYLEELGRPYEQEDLLNISYGQMMMEQKAAAKAKDLFICDTDLYVIKVWSEHKYQDCDPRILSAIANQRCDHYLLTYIDLPWEEDPQREYPDPEMRHYFYQVYRDIVMQSGVTWTDIRGGYEQREALAIEAVNRLLAE, from the coding sequence ATGAAAAAAGTAGTCGTCATAGGGCCTGAGTCTACAGGCAAAAGCACGCTCAGCGCCACGCTGGCAGCGCATTTTAATACCACCTGGGCGCCGGAATATGCCCGGCAGTATCTGGAGGAGCTGGGACGGCCTTATGAACAGGAAGATCTGCTGAACATTTCCTACGGACAGATGATGATGGAACAGAAAGCAGCGGCCAAAGCCAAAGACCTGTTTATATGTGATACCGATCTGTATGTGATCAAAGTATGGAGCGAACATAAATACCAGGATTGCGATCCCCGTATCCTGAGCGCTATTGCAAACCAGCGGTGCGATCATTATCTGCTTACCTATATTGACCTGCCCTGGGAAGAAGATCCCCAGCGCGAATATCCTGACCCTGAGATGCGTCATTATTTCTACCAGGTGTACAGGGACATCGTGATGCAGTCCGGTGTAACCTGGACGGATATACGGGGTGGTTATGAACAGCGGGAAGCGCTGGCTATTGAGGCTGTGAATCGCCTGCTGGCGGAGTAG
- a CDS encoding L-threonylcarbamoyladenylate synthase, with amino-acid sequence MLLNVHPDNPNPRHIKTIVECLKDGGIIIYPTDTVYGLGCDITQHKAIERIARIKQIDPKKAQFSFICYDLSHLSDYAKSVDTPVFRMLKKALPGPYTFILPASKMVPKLLKTKKDTVGIRVPDNNICRTIVHELDNPLMSTTLPVDHYVEEYTDPEIIYEKFGKVVDIVVDGGPGGMGFSTVVDCTGPEPELVREGIGSYEAIS; translated from the coding sequence ATGCTGTTAAATGTTCACCCGGACAATCCAAATCCCCGTCATATAAAAACGATCGTCGAATGTCTGAAGGATGGAGGGATTATTATCTATCCTACGGATACCGTTTACGGATTGGGTTGTGATATTACCCAGCATAAGGCGATAGAACGTATTGCCCGTATTAAACAGATCGATCCCAAAAAGGCGCAGTTTTCATTTATCTGTTATGACCTGAGCCATTTGTCGGACTATGCTAAAAGCGTGGACACGCCGGTATTCAGGATGTTGAAGAAAGCGCTGCCTGGCCCCTACACTTTTATCCTGCCTGCCAGCAAGATGGTGCCGAAGTTGTTAAAGACAAAAAAAGACACTGTGGGTATCAGGGTGCCGGACAATAATATTTGCCGGACGATCGTACATGAGCTGGATAATCCGCTGATGAGCACCACGCTGCCCGTGGACCATTACGTGGAAGAATATACGGACCCGGAGATCATCTATGAGAAGTTCGGTAAGGTAGTGGATATCGTGGTGGATGGTGGCCCTGGCGGGATGGGCTTTTCCACGGTGGTGGATTGTACCGGTCCGGAGCCTGAACTGGTGCGTGAAGGCATCGGTAGTTATGAAGCGATTAGCTGA
- a CDS encoding aminopeptidase C → MKKWMISAAMLCSTAVFAQTSTNVEGSRYQFSVIKNMDAGDVQNQGRTGTCWSFSGLSFFESELLRGGKAKGLNLSEMFVVRKMYPLKAANYVRMHGKANFGEGGGFPDDLLCLREYGLVPQSVYDGNKGKMYNHAEMEGLLEGMVKTIGEANGTVNPNWQKAFDGVLNAYMGDAPEKFQYNGKSYTPQSFAKELGLNADDYVLISSFTHHPYNSQFVLEVPDNWNWEKVYNVTLEDFTRIAETAVTNGYTLAWAADVSEKGFNFKEGLAIVPDKDWTDMSAEEKKNMFLEPIKEKTITPEVRQLAFDNFETQDDHGMHIVGIVKDQNGNKYFRVKNSWGTENFGQGYFYASMPYFAYKTTSFMVNKKALPADIAKKLKI, encoded by the coding sequence ATGAAGAAATGGATGATCAGCGCTGCCATGCTGTGCAGCACTGCTGTATTTGCGCAAACGAGCACTAATGTAGAAGGTAGTCGTTACCAGTTTTCCGTTATTAAAAATATGGACGCAGGAGATGTACAAAACCAGGGCCGCACCGGTACCTGCTGGTCTTTCTCCGGCCTGTCCTTTTTTGAATCTGAACTGCTCCGCGGCGGTAAGGCCAAAGGCCTCAACCTGAGCGAAATGTTCGTTGTCCGTAAAATGTACCCGCTGAAAGCTGCCAACTATGTAAGAATGCATGGTAAAGCTAATTTCGGCGAAGGCGGCGGCTTCCCTGATGATCTGCTGTGCCTGCGTGAATACGGCCTGGTACCCCAGTCCGTTTACGATGGCAACAAAGGCAAAATGTACAACCACGCTGAAATGGAAGGCCTGCTGGAAGGCATGGTGAAAACCATCGGTGAAGCCAATGGTACCGTTAACCCGAACTGGCAGAAAGCATTTGACGGCGTACTGAACGCCTATATGGGCGATGCACCGGAAAAATTCCAGTATAACGGTAAATCCTATACGCCGCAGTCCTTCGCTAAAGAACTGGGCCTCAACGCAGATGATTATGTCCTGATCTCTTCTTTCACCCACCATCCGTACAACAGCCAGTTTGTGCTGGAAGTACCGGACAACTGGAACTGGGAAAAAGTATACAACGTAACCCTGGAGGACTTTACCCGCATCGCGGAAACCGCTGTTACCAACGGTTATACCCTCGCATGGGCCGCTGACGTAAGCGAAAAAGGCTTCAACTTCAAAGAAGGCCTCGCCATCGTGCCAGACAAAGACTGGACTGATATGTCAGCCGAAGAAAAGAAAAACATGTTCCTCGAACCGATAAAGGAAAAAACCATTACCCCGGAAGTACGCCAGCTCGCCTTCGATAACTTCGAAACACAAGACGACCATGGCATGCACATCGTTGGTATCGTAAAAGACCAGAACGGTAATAAATACTTCCGCGTGAAAAACTCCTGGGGTACTGAAAACTTCGGTCAGGGCTATTTCTACGCCTCTATGCCGTACTTCGCTTATAAAACCACCAGCTTCATGGTGAATAAAAAAGCATTGCCGGCCGACATCGCGAAAAAATTAAAAATCTAA